A single Arcanobacterium canis DNA region contains:
- a CDS encoding ABC transporter permease has translation MSRKEIQPAKPGFGVWLKAFLHTAPRSGLLVGLLAVLIAFVIGALLILLSGESPIAAYQAMFRGAIFNYNAANIERALFKPVGDTLMYATPLILAGLGLGIGFRAGLFNIGGTGQLVFGALAAIWVGFNYHLPPYLHTLICLLVAAVAGGLYAGIAGVLKAKTGANEVIVTIMLNSISGLALSYILLQKAWQRPGTGEPRTPVAERSAAFDTLIPGANLHTGILVALLAVVVYWWLLSRSKIGFEIRAVGANANAARTAGMSTGRTIIITMVLSGVFVGLAGANEALGTLGYVDQNIAGTVGFDAITVALLGQSTPLGVLFSGILFGAFKAGGYTMQASAHVPIDMILILQSAIVLLIAAPALVRFLFRLPKPDKMSMREYVRIATTGGTATFVDEKGKVEVVANVEDPGEVADAIGGSTEIDESSADSKENAR, from the coding sequence ATGTCTCGCAAAGAAATTCAGCCGGCAAAGCCCGGTTTCGGAGTGTGGCTGAAGGCCTTCCTACACACGGCTCCTCGTTCGGGCCTTCTGGTCGGACTTCTTGCAGTGTTGATTGCCTTCGTCATTGGCGCACTGCTCATCCTGCTCTCCGGTGAGAGTCCGATCGCCGCCTACCAGGCAATGTTCCGCGGAGCGATCTTCAATTACAACGCTGCAAATATTGAACGTGCGCTGTTTAAACCAGTGGGCGATACCTTGATGTACGCCACTCCACTGATCCTTGCGGGTCTTGGCCTGGGCATCGGCTTCCGTGCTGGATTGTTCAACATTGGTGGAACCGGTCAGCTTGTCTTCGGTGCGCTTGCAGCAATTTGGGTTGGCTTTAACTACCATCTTCCGCCATACCTTCACACCTTGATCTGTCTTCTGGTAGCGGCAGTTGCAGGCGGTCTTTACGCCGGAATTGCTGGTGTCCTCAAGGCAAAGACCGGTGCCAACGAAGTGATCGTCACGATTATGTTGAATTCGATTTCGGGTTTGGCTCTGTCCTACATTCTTTTGCAAAAGGCATGGCAGCGTCCGGGAACGGGTGAACCCCGCACCCCAGTTGCTGAGAGATCCGCTGCGTTCGACACTCTGATTCCAGGGGCCAATCTCCACACTGGTATTCTCGTGGCCCTCCTCGCAGTGGTCGTGTACTGGTGGCTGCTCTCGCGTTCGAAGATTGGTTTCGAAATCCGTGCAGTGGGGGCCAATGCCAATGCTGCTCGCACCGCTGGTATGTCAACGGGTCGCACAATCATCATTACGATGGTTCTCTCTGGCGTATTCGTTGGATTGGCAGGAGCGAATGAAGCACTCGGAACTCTGGGCTATGTCGATCAAAATATCGCTGGAACCGTTGGTTTTGATGCCATCACTGTGGCCCTCCTCGGACAGTCAACTCCGCTGGGTGTCCTCTTCTCCGGAATTCTTTTTGGAGCGTTCAAGGCTGGTGGATACACGATGCAGGCTTCGGCCCATGTTCCGATCGACATGATTCTGATCCTCCAGTCGGCCATTGTTTTGCTGATCGCCGCTCCTGCACTTGTTCGTTTCTTGTTCCGCTTGCCTAAGCCCGACAAGATGTCGATGCGCGAGTACGTGCGTATTGCAACGACTGGTGGCACCGCTACCTTTGTCGATGAAAAGGGCAAGGTCGAAGTAGTGGCAAACGTGGAGGACCCGGGTGAGGTTGCCGACGCGATCGGAGGATCCACCGAGATCGATGAATCATCCGCTGATTCGAAGGAGAACGCACGATGA
- a CDS encoding ABC transporter permease, protein MSAVTTHSQENTEVLKKASWKLPITFGLATLLLIAMAVNASGVSRVRLAGPGQSYKIADWHVNAPLYLWVFVVIALAATAYAVWANIRHNATGFEPSGRATALSSIAVGFVTVFGFLLFAAAGSSGAITLTSALVSTVAISTPLIFGSLSGVLSEHAGVVNIAIEGDLLIGAFTGILVASYFHSAWLGLIAAPLAGAFLGCLLALISVKYGVDQIITGVVLNVLALGLTSFFAGSLMSGENQAIFNTNKYTLHPIKIPGLAEIPVLGPALFNQTIIVYVMYVVVIVLTIMLYRSRWGLRLRAVGEHPKAADTVGIKVNRTRARNAILASGIAGFGGAFFTLGSGLAFTENISAGNGYIALAAMILGKWHPLGALAASLMFGFATSVAQMMPNLNNAIPSSLLNMIPYAITIIAVAGFVGKSRPPAAENIPYLK, encoded by the coding sequence ATGAGCGCTGTAACGACTCATTCTCAGGAAAACACTGAGGTTTTGAAGAAAGCATCGTGGAAGCTTCCCATCACATTTGGCCTGGCAACACTTTTGCTCATTGCCATGGCAGTCAATGCTTCCGGCGTGTCGCGTGTTCGTCTCGCTGGACCGGGACAGTCTTACAAGATCGCTGATTGGCACGTGAATGCTCCACTCTACTTGTGGGTATTTGTCGTTATTGCTCTTGCTGCCACGGCATACGCTGTGTGGGCGAACATTCGCCACAATGCAACGGGCTTTGAGCCCTCAGGGCGTGCCACAGCGCTCTCATCAATCGCAGTGGGCTTTGTAACGGTTTTCGGCTTCCTGCTTTTCGCAGCTGCAGGCTCTAGCGGAGCTATCACGTTAACGTCGGCTTTGGTCTCGACCGTTGCGATCTCGACTCCGCTGATCTTTGGATCCCTTTCGGGAGTCCTCTCTGAGCACGCCGGTGTCGTCAACATTGCTATTGAAGGCGACCTTTTGATCGGAGCTTTCACTGGAATCCTTGTTGCGTCGTATTTCCATAGCGCATGGCTTGGTTTGATTGCTGCACCGCTTGCGGGCGCTTTCCTTGGTTGCTTGCTGGCATTGATCTCGGTGAAGTATGGCGTTGATCAGATTATTACCGGTGTTGTGTTGAACGTGCTCGCACTTGGTTTGACCTCGTTCTTCGCTGGATCGCTGATGTCTGGCGAAAACCAGGCCATCTTCAACACAAACAAGTACACCCTGCACCCGATTAAGATTCCTGGCCTTGCTGAGATTCCAGTGCTCGGTCCTGCCTTGTTCAACCAGACGATCATTGTCTACGTCATGTACGTGGTCGTGATTGTTCTGACGATCATGCTCTACCGCTCTCGCTGGGGCCTGCGTCTTCGAGCGGTCGGTGAGCATCCGAAGGCTGCTGACACCGTGGGTATCAAGGTAAACCGTACGCGTGCGCGCAACGCTATCCTTGCTTCGGGCATTGCTGGATTTGGCGGCGCGTTCTTCACCCTCGGCTCAGGCCTGGCATTCACTGAGAATATCTCAGCTGGTAATGGCTACATTGCTCTGGCAGCAATGATCCTGGGCAAGTGGCACCCCCTTGGTGCGCTCGCTGCGTCGCTCATGTTCGGCTTCGCAACGTCGGTGGCACAAATGATGCCGAACCTCAACAATGCGATTCCGTCAAGCTTGCTGAACATGATCCCTTACGCGATCACGATTATTGCAGTGGCTGGCTTTGTGGGTAAGTCCCGTCCGCCGGCGGCGGAGAACATTCCGTATCTCAAGTGA
- a CDS encoding cytidine deaminase has product MMEVNWEKLRELAVAASKRAYAPYSGYPVGVAGVTTDGRYYSGCNVENASTGLGLCAECGMVSALTLDGGGQLAAVLCVNGNEDVIGPCGRCRQLIREHGADGCLIEMGEGPVTIEDLLPYGFGAKDLAEVKGAINIL; this is encoded by the coding sequence ATGATGGAAGTCAACTGGGAAAAATTGAGAGAGCTCGCTGTAGCTGCATCGAAGCGTGCCTACGCCCCGTATTCGGGCTATCCCGTCGGGGTTGCCGGAGTGACAACAGATGGGCGCTACTATTCGGGATGCAACGTCGAAAATGCTTCAACCGGTCTCGGTCTGTGTGCTGAGTGTGGCATGGTGTCGGCCCTGACTCTCGATGGCGGCGGACAATTAGCCGCAGTTTTATGTGTCAATGGAAATGAAGACGTCATCGGCCCTTGTGGACGTTGCCGTCAACTCATTCGCGAACACGGAGCCGATGGTTGTCTGATTGAGATGGGAGAAGGACCTGTCACGATCGAAGATCTCTTGCCCTACGGTTTCGGTGCCAAAGATCTTGCTGAGGTTAAAGGCGCAATCAATATTTTGTAG
- a CDS encoding thymidine phosphorylase: MAEKFDMVDVIRTKREHHKLTKEEIDWTIDAYTRGVVGDEQMAAMAMAIFLNGMDREEIAQWTTAMINSGERMDFSGLGRVTADKHSTGGVGDKITLPLAPLVAAFGVAVPQLSGRGLGHTGGTLDKLEAIPGWRAALSNDDIMHILGLEGPGAVICAAGTGLAPADKKLYALRDITATVDCIPLIASSIMSKKIAEGTHSLVLDVKVGSGAFMKDIDKARELARTMVDLGTDAGVETVALLTDMSTPLGLKIGNSLEVEESVDVLAGGGPADVRELTIALAREMLNAAGKPDADIEAALDDGRAMDVWRKMIEAQGGDPDGAMPVAKESMDIYAEEDGVLSKLDALSVGVASWRLGAGRAFAGEKVQLAAGIELFAKPGDQVKKGDKLMTLFTDEPDRFERALQSLEGGIEIGGTIADHSVVLDRIAAQ; the protein is encoded by the coding sequence ATGGCTGAAAAGTTTGACATGGTGGATGTGATCCGCACTAAGCGAGAACACCATAAGCTAACAAAAGAAGAAATCGATTGGACGATCGACGCATACACGCGCGGTGTTGTGGGCGATGAGCAGATGGCCGCAATGGCGATGGCAATTTTCCTTAACGGCATGGACCGCGAAGAAATTGCGCAATGGACCACTGCAATGATCAATTCCGGTGAACGCATGGATTTCTCAGGTCTTGGTCGCGTTACCGCAGATAAGCACTCGACTGGGGGCGTGGGCGATAAAATTACGTTGCCGCTTGCACCTTTGGTTGCTGCTTTCGGAGTGGCAGTTCCACAGCTATCGGGCCGCGGTTTGGGCCACACGGGTGGTACCCTCGACAAACTTGAAGCAATTCCGGGTTGGCGTGCAGCGCTGTCCAACGATGATATTATGCATATCCTCGGACTTGAAGGGCCTGGAGCGGTAATTTGTGCTGCTGGCACTGGTTTAGCTCCAGCAGACAAGAAGCTGTATGCCTTGCGTGATATCACGGCCACTGTTGACTGCATCCCGTTGATCGCGTCGTCGATTATGTCCAAGAAGATCGCGGAGGGCACTCACTCTCTCGTTTTGGATGTCAAAGTCGGTTCCGGAGCATTCATGAAGGATATCGATAAGGCTCGCGAACTCGCTCGTACCATGGTTGATCTTGGCACCGACGCCGGCGTTGAGACCGTCGCACTCTTGACTGATATGTCAACTCCGCTTGGCCTGAAAATCGGAAACTCACTCGAAGTTGAAGAGTCTGTCGATGTGCTCGCAGGCGGCGGGCCAGCTGACGTCCGTGAGCTAACCATCGCCCTGGCACGAGAGATGCTTAACGCCGCCGGTAAGCCGGATGCTGACATTGAAGCCGCTCTTGACGATGGTCGTGCGATGGATGTGTGGCGCAAGATGATCGAAGCTCAAGGTGGCGATCCTGACGGTGCAATGCCTGTCGCGAAGGAATCGATGGATATCTATGCCGAGGAAGATGGCGTTTTGTCCAAGCTTGATGCGCTGTCGGTTGGAGTTGCCTCCTGGCGTCTGGGAGCCGGTCGCGCTTTCGCTGGCGAGAAGGTCCAACTCGCTGCAGGCATCGAACTGTTCGCCAAGCCGGGCGATCAAGTGAAGAAGGGCGACAAGCTCATGACACTCTTTACTGATGAGCCTGACCGTTTTGAGCGCGCCTTGCAATCGCTTGAGGGTGGAATCGAGATTGGCGGCACTATCGCCGATCACTCAGTCGTTCTTGACAGGATTGCAGCTCAGTGA
- the deoC gene encoding deoxyribose-phosphate aldolase gives MERSELAKYVDHTILTPEATTADVLKLIEDAKELGTYSVCISPSMLPLPEEADLGDVKLCVVVGFPSGAVASEIKAMEAARAVAAGADEVDMVVNLGNVKEGDWDAVEYDIAVVRDAIPYAVLKVIIESAALTDEEIVNVCEAAKAVGADFVKTSTGFHKAGGASVHAVELMKKTVGDELQVKASGGIHDGKFALELIEAGATRLGLSGTQKVLDTM, from the coding sequence ATGGAACGCAGCGAACTTGCAAAGTACGTTGATCACACGATCCTTACGCCAGAAGCCACCACGGCTGATGTGCTCAAGCTGATCGAAGATGCGAAGGAACTGGGTACCTACTCGGTGTGTATTTCGCCTTCGATGCTTCCGCTTCCTGAAGAAGCTGATCTGGGCGATGTGAAGCTCTGTGTGGTTGTTGGATTCCCGTCGGGCGCAGTGGCCTCGGAAATCAAGGCCATGGAAGCAGCTCGTGCAGTTGCTGCCGGTGCAGATGAAGTCGATATGGTTGTCAATCTTGGCAACGTCAAGGAAGGCGACTGGGATGCAGTTGAGTACGACATTGCCGTTGTGCGTGACGCAATCCCATACGCAGTGCTCAAGGTCATCATCGAGTCGGCTGCACTGACCGATGAAGAAATTGTGAATGTGTGTGAGGCTGCCAAGGCTGTCGGTGCTGACTTCGTCAAGACCTCCACTGGCTTCCACAAAGCTGGTGGCGCGTCGGTTCACGCTGTTGAGCTGATGAAGAAGACCGTTGGTGATGAACTTCAGGTGAAGGCATCAGGCGGCATCCACGATGGAAAGTTTGCGCTCGAACTCATCGAAGCAGGCGCAACTCGTCTCGGACTATCGGGCACCCAAAAGGTTCTCGACACCATGTGA
- a CDS encoding phospho-sugar mutase, protein MYNAETVQDWINHDPSEETQAELTALLEKAEGGDEAAQAELTDRFAGSLQFGTAGLRGAMAAGPNRMNRAVVRRAAYGLTSWLHKTVGKDALVVIGFDARYHSDEFAADTAAIVTAMGSRAMIMPRHLPTPLLAFAVRHLGADAGVMVTASHNPAQDNGYKVYVGARAVEEDGRGVQIVPPIDAGIAAEIAAAPRADEIELADSGWETIGEDVIDAYVAQAISVVPADGPRDLRIVYTPMHGVGGEIMKRVLDGAGFTDYEMVPEQAQPDPDFPTVSFPNPEEKGALDLAIALAKKNDADLVIASDPDADRASLATKINGEWHQLSGDEIGSLLGEYIATRDEGKDVALASSIVSSQLLGKIAEGHGLHYQSTLTGFKWIARTHKITFGYEEAIGFCVDPNHVRDKDGLSAGVTLANLAATLKSQGKDLADELDRIHTIYGVYLTTPVTIRVSDLSIIPATMAKLRKEPPTQLGGSPVRSIEDLSQGTDELPGTDALRIFTENNSRVMVRPSGTEPKLKCYLEVVVPVDGDLASARAEATERMEAFKSDVEAMTKLD, encoded by the coding sequence ATGTACAACGCAGAAACAGTTCAGGACTGGATCAACCACGATCCGTCGGAAGAGACGCAAGCTGAGCTCACTGCCTTGCTTGAAAAGGCTGAAGGCGGCGATGAAGCTGCGCAGGCCGAATTGACCGATCGCTTTGCCGGCTCATTGCAATTTGGCACAGCAGGCTTGCGTGGTGCAATGGCTGCGGGACCAAACCGTATGAACCGTGCAGTCGTGCGCCGCGCTGCGTACGGCCTGACGTCCTGGCTCCACAAAACTGTGGGTAAGGATGCACTTGTTGTGATCGGTTTTGACGCGCGTTACCACTCCGACGAGTTTGCGGCCGATACCGCAGCAATCGTCACTGCTATGGGCTCGCGCGCAATGATCATGCCACGCCACCTGCCAACCCCGCTTCTGGCTTTTGCTGTGCGTCATCTTGGCGCCGACGCCGGCGTGATGGTTACGGCATCGCATAATCCCGCACAAGACAACGGTTACAAGGTGTACGTTGGGGCCCGCGCGGTTGAAGAAGACGGACGTGGCGTTCAGATCGTCCCACCGATCGATGCTGGCATCGCCGCTGAGATCGCCGCTGCTCCCCGCGCCGATGAAATCGAACTTGCTGACAGCGGTTGGGAAACCATCGGCGAAGATGTCATTGATGCCTACGTTGCCCAAGCAATTTCTGTTGTTCCGGCAGATGGACCGCGTGATCTTCGCATCGTTTACACGCCGATGCACGGCGTGGGCGGAGAAATCATGAAGCGAGTCCTCGATGGTGCTGGTTTCACAGACTACGAGATGGTTCCCGAACAGGCACAGCCGGACCCCGATTTCCCCACTGTGTCGTTCCCGAACCCAGAAGAAAAGGGCGCTTTGGACCTTGCCATTGCTTTGGCAAAGAAGAACGATGCCGACCTCGTCATCGCCTCTGATCCAGATGCTGATCGCGCTTCTCTGGCAACGAAGATTAACGGCGAATGGCATCAGCTTTCAGGCGATGAAATTGGCTCATTGCTTGGTGAGTACATTGCGACCCGTGATGAAGGTAAAGATGTCGCACTGGCTTCGTCGATCGTCTCCTCACAGTTGCTCGGAAAGATTGCTGAGGGACACGGTCTCCACTATCAGTCCACTTTGACCGGTTTCAAGTGGATCGCACGCACTCACAAGATCACCTTCGGATACGAAGAAGCAATCGGTTTCTGTGTTGATCCGAACCACGTACGTGACAAAGATGGCCTGTCTGCTGGTGTTACGCTGGCAAACCTGGCAGCGACACTCAAGTCTCAAGGAAAGGATCTGGCTGACGAGCTTGACCGAATCCACACGATCTACGGTGTCTATCTCACTACCCCGGTCACGATCCGCGTTTCTGATCTCTCGATCATCCCGGCAACCATGGCGAAGCTGCGCAAGGAACCACCAACTCAGCTCGGCGGTTCCCCAGTGCGCTCCATCGAAGACCTCTCACAAGGTACCGATGAACTTCCTGGAACCGATGCTTTGCGTATCTTCACTGAGAATAACTCTCGCGTCATGGTACGCCCGTCGGGCACCGAGCCGAAGCTCAAGTGCTACTTGGAAGTAGTTGTCCCTGTAGACGGCGATCTTGCTTCTGCTCGTGCTGAGGCCACTGAGCGAATGGAAGCTTTCAAGTCCGATGTTGAGGCCATGACCAAGCTCGACTGA
- a CDS encoding purine-nucleoside phosphorylase, protein MVNALELAAQAAAVIAERTGVEQHDIALTLGSGWGGAADLIGEVVEEIDAQEIPGFSAPSVVGHGGKITSIRLKDGRHALVLGARTHYYEGKGVAAVAHGVRTAAAAGAKICILTNGCGSTVPEWGPGTAVLIRDHLNLTATSPIEGANFVDLTDLYSQRLRDVAHTIDSALPEGVYTQFPGPHYETPAEVKMARILGGDLVGMSTALEAIAAREAGMEILGISLVTNHAAGFAPGNLNHEEVLEAGRNAGPRISRLLADIIEAIEGK, encoded by the coding sequence ATGGTTAACGCTTTGGAACTCGCGGCCCAAGCCGCAGCCGTCATCGCAGAACGAACCGGGGTTGAGCAGCACGATATCGCGCTGACACTCGGTTCCGGCTGGGGCGGCGCAGCAGACCTCATTGGAGAGGTTGTTGAAGAAATTGATGCTCAAGAAATTCCGGGATTCTCCGCCCCCTCTGTTGTGGGCCATGGAGGAAAGATCACCTCGATCCGTCTCAAAGACGGGCGCCACGCGCTCGTTCTCGGCGCCCGCACACACTACTACGAAGGTAAAGGCGTGGCTGCTGTCGCGCATGGTGTACGAACAGCCGCTGCAGCTGGTGCAAAAATCTGTATCCTCACCAATGGATGCGGATCGACCGTTCCTGAGTGGGGGCCGGGCACCGCGGTACTGATCAGGGATCACCTCAACCTCACCGCGACCTCTCCCATCGAAGGCGCAAATTTCGTCGATCTCACAGATTTGTATTCACAGCGTCTGCGTGACGTCGCACACACTATCGATTCCGCGCTACCTGAAGGTGTCTACACTCAGTTCCCCGGACCTCACTACGAGACACCTGCAGAAGTGAAGATGGCTCGTATCCTCGGAGGCGACCTCGTCGGCATGTCCACTGCACTCGAGGCAATCGCCGCTCGTGAAGCAGGGATGGAAATCTTGGGGATCTCGCTTGTCACCAATCATGCTGCCGGGTTCGCTCCTGGCAACCTCAACCATGAAGAAGTTCTCGAAGCAGGGCGCAATGCAGGGCCCCGCATCTCACGCCTCTTGGCAGACATCATCGAGGCAATCGAGGGAAAGTAG
- a CDS encoding LOG family protein: MTFDNYQRGPLTLRGEMIPNTTADARLLANSSDADFIHSDAWRVLRIQSEFVEGFGALAEVGPAVSVFGSARTDVDSPYYSIAREVGKSLASEGFAVITGGGPGAMEAANAGAKEAGGTSVGLGIELPFEQGLNEYVDLGVNFRYFFVRKMMFVKYSLGFVVCPGGFGTMDELFEALTLVQTRKATQFPIVLVGNEYWSGLFDWVKNTMLAQGNINAEDLERVTIVDTAKDAVLAIKRGVHDLAEAKRASL; the protein is encoded by the coding sequence ATGACATTTGACAATTACCAACGCGGCCCGCTGACACTGCGTGGCGAAATGATTCCCAACACCACTGCCGATGCGCGTCTTTTGGCGAATAGTTCCGACGCTGATTTCATTCATTCCGATGCATGGCGAGTGTTGCGTATCCAATCAGAGTTCGTTGAAGGCTTTGGTGCGTTAGCCGAAGTCGGGCCTGCAGTTTCCGTTTTCGGGTCAGCGCGCACCGACGTCGATAGTCCGTATTATTCCATTGCCCGTGAGGTCGGCAAAAGTCTCGCTTCAGAGGGCTTTGCTGTCATCACTGGTGGCGGTCCAGGCGCGATGGAAGCCGCGAATGCTGGAGCAAAGGAAGCTGGCGGCACATCGGTTGGCTTGGGAATTGAGCTCCCCTTTGAACAAGGTCTCAATGAGTACGTTGACCTCGGTGTGAACTTCCGATATTTCTTCGTGCGAAAGATGATGTTCGTGAAATATTCGCTCGGTTTCGTCGTATGCCCAGGCGGATTCGGCACGATGGACGAGCTATTTGAAGCGTTGACGTTGGTCCAGACCCGTAAAGCAACACAGTTTCCGATTGTGCTGGTTGGCAACGAATATTGGAGCGGTCTGTTTGACTGGGTCAAGAACACAATGCTTGCACAGGGCAACATTAATGCCGAGGATCTTGAACGAGTCACCATTGTTGATACGGCGAAGGATGCGGTTCTCGCGATTAAGCGCGGTGTCCATGATCTCGCGGAGGCAAAGCGCGCGTCTCTATGA
- a CDS encoding DUF3117 domain-containing protein, with translation MAAMKPRTGDGPLEVEKNPHGYILRLPLEGGGRMALQMTAEELEELRHVISEGLTD, from the coding sequence ATGGCAGCAATGAAGCCGCGAACCGGTGATGGACCACTGGAAGTAGAAAAGAATCCTCACGGATACATTCTCCGCCTTCCGCTCGAGGGTGGTGGGAGAATGGCACTTCAGATGACGGCTGAAGAGTTAGAAGAACTTCGTCACGTCATCTCTGAAGGTCTTACAGATTAA
- a CDS encoding O-methyltransferase, protein MSNKTASWAYAEENAYQSEIVKRARGVSEELGIEPISPATGALLRTLASNAKTIAEIGTGAGVSGLFLLEASSHSKLTTIDTDTEAQSRAREFFAAARFASPRYRVINGRSADLLPRLADRSYDMVVVDGEPLEAEGDVTEAIRMLRPGGLLVVAHALYADRVADPARRDERTVALRNLGADLLESQALMTSLLPVGDGLIIAVKK, encoded by the coding sequence ATGTCGAATAAGACTGCGTCATGGGCATACGCTGAGGAAAATGCTTATCAGAGCGAAATCGTCAAACGTGCACGTGGCGTATCCGAAGAGCTTGGAATCGAGCCGATCAGCCCGGCCACCGGCGCGCTCTTGCGCACTTTGGCATCAAATGCAAAAACCATCGCTGAGATCGGAACCGGAGCTGGCGTTTCTGGTTTATTCCTGCTGGAAGCTTCTTCTCACTCCAAACTCACCACAATCGACACCGACACCGAGGCTCAATCGCGCGCACGCGAGTTTTTCGCTGCTGCTCGTTTTGCTTCTCCGCGTTATCGCGTGATCAACGGAAGGTCCGCCGATCTCCTTCCCCGCTTAGCTGATCGCTCTTACGATATGGTCGTCGTCGATGGCGAGCCTCTCGAAGCAGAAGGTGATGTGACCGAAGCTATCCGTATGCTCCGCCCAGGCGGATTGTTGGTTGTTGCGCACGCCCTCTATGCTGATCGCGTTGCCGATCCGGCACGACGTGACGAACGAACCGTGGCATTGCGCAATCTCGGTGCTGACCTTCTCGAATCGCAGGCGCTGATGACCTCACTCCTTCCTGTTGGCGATGGTCTCATCATCGCCGTCAAAAAGTAA